Proteins found in one Zea mays cultivar B73 chromosome 1, Zm-B73-REFERENCE-NAM-5.0, whole genome shotgun sequence genomic segment:
- the LOC100272698 gene encoding uncharacterized protein LOC100272698 precursor, with translation MAAVRRCCLLAAVLLWSALASAATAAPAPVVAGPVSRVEDATMFRIYYGQSFKVIKNSGDGKSYLLMQNTSKMASKTKYCTGRIKSFVIPLASFSVDTTTSPVSFFELLGVLESLKGITSNQVASQCVLQSYTSGNAQLVNRTDVQTLSQFTAHFISDTDEDRGCNFAAYVPLEEGTPLQMAEWIKYLGTFTNSENRANAVYDAVKTNYLCLSKVAANLGTRFKPVVAWIEFTQGMWTFVKESYILQYVTDAGAEIVDATITDKRFNSSDPEDMDNFHAILCTVDVVIDQTYALEPAEYKLSTFLENINVSHDSCYSFVSNRSIWRFDKRIGASGTLDWSDGAISQPQLVLGDLIEIFFPTGNYITIYFRNLAKDEGVTEIGPEMCTRSISTPMDPIILSCE, from the exons ATGGCCGCTGTTCGTAGATGCTGCCTGCTGGCCGCGGTGCTGCTGTGGTCGGCGCTCGCTTCAGCGGCCACGGCCGCGCCGGCGCCTGTGGTGGCCGGGCCGGTGTCCAGGGTGGAGGACGCCACCATGTTCCGGATATACTACGGTCAGAGCTTCAAGGTCATCAAGAACTCCGGCGATGGCAAGAGCTACCTTCTCATGCAG AACACGTCCAAGATGGCATCCAAGACGAAGTACTGCACGGGGAGGATTAAGTCGTTCGTCATCCCCCTCGCCAGCTTCTCCGTCGACACCACGACCTCTCCAG TGTCATTCTTTGAG CTGCTTGGAGTGCTAGAGAGCTTGAAAGGAATAACATCGAACCAAGTCGCTTCTCAGTGCGTGCTCCAGTCATATACAAGTGGAAATGCCCAGCTTGTGAATAGAACTGATGTGCAGACACTCTCGCAGTTTACTGCGCATTTCATAAGCGATACAGATGAAGACAGAGGTTGCAACTTTGCAGCATATGTACCCTTAGAAGAGGGCACACCATTGCAG ATGGCTGAGTGGATCAAGTACCTGGGAACTTTCACAAACTCTGAAAACAGGGCTAATGCTGTCTACGATGCA GTAAAGACAAACTACCTGTGCTTAAGCAAAGTAGCTGCAAACCTTGGCACAAGATTCAAGCCTGTAGTAGCGTGGATTGAATTCACACAG GGAATGTGGACATTTGTTAAAGAAAGTTACATCTTACAG TATGTCACAGATGCAGGAGCAGAAATTGTTGATGCAACTATTACGGATAAGAGATTTAATAGTTCAGATCCAGAGGATATGGATAACTTCCATGCTATTCTGTGT ACAGTGGACGTGGTCATAGATCAGACATATGCTTTGGAGCCTGCAGAGTACAAACTATCCACCTTTTtggagaatattaatgttagccaCGACTCCTGTTACAGTTTTGTATCAAATCGCAGCATATGGAGATTTGACAAAAGGATAGGAGCTTCTGGGACACTTG ATTGGTCCGATGGAGCTATCTCACAGCCTCAGTTGGTTCTTGGAGATCTCATAGAAATTTTCTTCCCAACGGGGAACTACATAACAATTTACTTCAGGAATCTTGCAAAG GATGAAGGGGTCACAGAGATTGGTCCTGAAATGTGCACTAGGAGCATATCCACACCCATGGATCCTATAATCCTGTCATGTGAATGA
- the LOC100193072 gene encoding cell division control protein 50 isoform X2 has translation MLMDRLEMQDDSKRSNRPKYSKFTQQELPACKPLLTPAIVISAFLLVGILFVPIGLASLSASQEIVELVDRYDTSCVPVADKVGFIQNTKTDKSCTRTLTIPKHMKSPIQIYYQIGDFYQNHRRYVKSRSDKQLRYKDAAHLTKDCEPEVYSAGGAPIVPCGLVAWSLFNDTYTISVNKKAIVVNKKDIAWQSDKKKKFGSDVYPSNFQNGNLIGGAKLNESIPLSEQEDLIVWMRTAALPTFRKLYGRIETDIMENDELTVVIQNNYNTYSFGGSKALVLSTTSWIGGKNNFIGFAYLIVGGFCLFLALVFVVLYMIKPRTLGDTSFLSWNRGTMDYPS, from the exons TGCTGATGGATCGATTGGAAATGCAGGACGACTCGAAGAGATCCAATAGGCCCAAAT ATTCTAAGTTTACGCAGCAAGAGCTTCCAGCATGCAAGCCACTGCTAACTCCAGCAATT GTCATTTCCGCCTTCTTACTGGTTGGCATCCTATTCGTCCCAATTGGTCTCGCATCGCTTTCTGCGTCACAAGAG ATTGTGGAGCTGGTAGATAGATACGATACAAGTTGTGTGCCCGTGGCTGACAAAGTTGGGTTCATTCAGAACACTAAAACGGACAAATCATGCACAAGAACTCTAACT ATCCCTAAGCATATGAAGAGCCCAATTCAAATATATTACCAGATCGGTGACTTCTATCAAAACCATCGACG GTATGTGAAAAGTCGCAGTGATAAACAATTGCGATATAAAGATGCTGCACACTTGACAAAAGATTGTGAGCCTGAAGTTTATAGTGCTGGCGGTGCCCCAATCGTTCCATGTGGCCTCGTTGCTTGGAGTTTGTTCAATGATACATATACAATTTCGGTCAACAAGAAAGCTATTGTAGTGAATAAAAAGGATATAGCCTGGcagagtgacaagaagaaaaaattTGGCAGTGATGTTTATCCCAGTAACTTTCAGAACGGAAATCTTATAGGTGGCGCTAAGCTAAATGAGAGCATACCG CTAAGTGAGCAAGAAGATCTCATTGTTTGGATGAGAACTGCTGCCCTCCCAACTTTCAGAAAGCTTTATGGAAGAATTGAGACAGATATTATGGAAAATGATGAACTCACAGTGGTTATACAGAACAACTATAACACATACAGTTTTGGAGGGTCAAAAGCACTGGTCCTCTCAACTACATCTTGGATTGGAGGCAAAAATAATTTCATTGGTTTCGCATATCTGATTGTTGGTGGTTTTTGCCTTTTCCTTGCACTGGTTTTTGTAGTTCTCTACATGATTAAGCCAAG GACTCTTGGAGACACCTCTTTCTTGTCATGGAATAGGGGTACCATGGACTATCCAAGCTAA
- the LOC100193072 gene encoding cell division control protein 50 isoform X1 — MDRLEMQDDSKRSNRPKYSKFTQQELPACKPLLTPAIVISAFLLVGILFVPIGLASLSASQEIVELVDRYDTSCVPVADKVGFIQNTKTDKSCTRTLTIPKHMKSPIQIYYQIGDFYQNHRRYVKSRSDKQLRYKDAAHLTKDCEPEVYSAGGAPIVPCGLVAWSLFNDTYTISVNKKAIVVNKKDIAWQSDKKKKFGSDVYPSNFQNGNLIGGAKLNESIPLSEQEDLIVWMRTAALPTFRKLYGRIETDIMENDELTVVIQNNYNTYSFGGSKALVLSTTSWIGGKNNFIGFAYLIVGGFCLFLALVFVVLYMIKPRTLGDTSFLSWNRGTMDYPS, encoded by the exons ATGGATCGATTGGAAATGCAGGACGACTCGAAGAGATCCAATAGGCCCAAAT ATTCTAAGTTTACGCAGCAAGAGCTTCCAGCATGCAAGCCACTGCTAACTCCAGCAATT GTCATTTCCGCCTTCTTACTGGTTGGCATCCTATTCGTCCCAATTGGTCTCGCATCGCTTTCTGCGTCACAAGAG ATTGTGGAGCTGGTAGATAGATACGATACAAGTTGTGTGCCCGTGGCTGACAAAGTTGGGTTCATTCAGAACACTAAAACGGACAAATCATGCACAAGAACTCTAACT ATCCCTAAGCATATGAAGAGCCCAATTCAAATATATTACCAGATCGGTGACTTCTATCAAAACCATCGACG GTATGTGAAAAGTCGCAGTGATAAACAATTGCGATATAAAGATGCTGCACACTTGACAAAAGATTGTGAGCCTGAAGTTTATAGTGCTGGCGGTGCCCCAATCGTTCCATGTGGCCTCGTTGCTTGGAGTTTGTTCAATGATACATATACAATTTCGGTCAACAAGAAAGCTATTGTAGTGAATAAAAAGGATATAGCCTGGcagagtgacaagaagaaaaaattTGGCAGTGATGTTTATCCCAGTAACTTTCAGAACGGAAATCTTATAGGTGGCGCTAAGCTAAATGAGAGCATACCG CTAAGTGAGCAAGAAGATCTCATTGTTTGGATGAGAACTGCTGCCCTCCCAACTTTCAGAAAGCTTTATGGAAGAATTGAGACAGATATTATGGAAAATGATGAACTCACAGTGGTTATACAGAACAACTATAACACATACAGTTTTGGAGGGTCAAAAGCACTGGTCCTCTCAACTACATCTTGGATTGGAGGCAAAAATAATTTCATTGGTTTCGCATATCTGATTGTTGGTGGTTTTTGCCTTTTCCTTGCACTGGTTTTTGTAGTTCTCTACATGATTAAGCCAAG GACTCTTGGAGACACCTCTTTCTTGTCATGGAATAGGGGTACCATGGACTATCCAAGCTAA